One genomic window of Cellulophaga sp. Hel_I_12 includes the following:
- a CDS encoding T9SS type B sorting domain-containing protein, with product MKRITTLFFLCIGLSTQVLKAQLGFCNGNSGDPIFTETFGTGTTPGPALGPGITTYSFVNGTPDDGSYTISNRTNFFDWHDAQDHTPNDTNGKSLIVNAGFTAGEFYRRTVTGLCENTSYEFSSWLLNLLPVGSCNGNGIPINVKFQIWDATDTNLLASGDTGQIANKSTAVWEQYGLVFQTIPGQTSVILKMLNNEIGGCGNDLAIDDIVFRTCGDFIEIKDTQNANYIEACEENGPVATVLTASPDFSIYNSHAYQWQESFDATNWTDILGATNQSYTTPALTTTRYFRVKVAEDAINLANPLCSSVSEIFDILIIATPANPISNGDVTVCINEPKQVRVRVPSTILVNWYDAPFGGTLLQENSPTYSPTAPGTYYAEARSSLGNCPSAGRTGVNIQFVDLPVVTDENFDFCEGETIVLSANLQNVSYLWSTGATTETITVSAAGIYTVNVTNSTNCSSTKTISIAQIEVPKIQEIKSKGNDIILNIENESGSFEYSIDGFNYQDSPIFTNVVGGLYTIYSREKSGCGLTSITYFHLVIPNFFTPNGDGENDTFSITGIDFYDVYEITIYDRYGKLLKSIQNSSNGWDGTFNNQNLPADDYWYLIKIDQKTYQGHFTLKR from the coding sequence GTGAAGAGGATTACGACACTATTTTTTTTATGTATAGGACTATCTACTCAGGTTTTAAAGGCCCAACTGGGCTTTTGTAATGGAAACTCAGGAGATCCTATTTTTACGGAAACCTTTGGAACGGGAACAACGCCTGGACCTGCACTAGGTCCTGGAATTACTACCTACTCTTTTGTAAATGGCACACCAGATGATGGTAGCTATACCATTTCAAACAGAACAAATTTTTTTGATTGGCACGATGCGCAAGACCACACACCAAATGACACCAATGGAAAAAGCTTAATTGTCAATGCCGGTTTTACAGCGGGAGAGTTTTATAGGAGAACAGTAACAGGACTTTGTGAAAATACCTCTTATGAATTTTCATCGTGGCTCTTAAATTTACTTCCAGTGGGTAGTTGTAATGGTAACGGGATCCCTATCAACGTAAAATTTCAAATTTGGGACGCCACGGATACAAATTTATTAGCCTCCGGAGATACGGGTCAAATCGCTAATAAAAGCACTGCTGTTTGGGAACAATACGGTTTGGTTTTTCAAACCATTCCTGGTCAAACTTCGGTGATTTTAAAAATGCTGAACAATGAAATTGGCGGCTGTGGAAATGATTTGGCTATTGATGATATCGTTTTTAGAACTTGTGGAGATTTTATTGAAATAAAGGATACTCAAAATGCGAATTACATAGAAGCTTGTGAAGAAAATGGCCCTGTAGCTACAGTATTAACAGCATCACCAGATTTTTCTATTTATAATTCGCATGCATACCAATGGCAAGAAAGTTTTGATGCTACTAATTGGACAGATATTCTCGGGGCAACAAATCAATCTTATACCACACCTGCTTTAACAACAACACGCTATTTCCGAGTGAAAGTTGCTGAAGATGCTATTAATTTAGCCAACCCACTATGCAGTTCAGTTTCAGAAATTTTTGATATTCTAATTATAGCGACACCAGCAAACCCCATTAGTAATGGCGATGTTACCGTCTGTATAAACGAGCCAAAACAAGTTCGTGTGCGTGTGCCTTCAACTATTTTAGTCAATTGGTATGATGCGCCTTTTGGTGGTACCCTATTACAAGAGAATAGCCCCACATATAGCCCTACTGCACCAGGTACTTATTATGCAGAGGCAAGAAGCTCTTTAGGCAACTGCCCTTCTGCCGGAAGAACAGGTGTTAACATTCAATTTGTTGATTTACCCGTAGTCACTGATGAAAATTTTGATTTTTGCGAAGGTGAAACGATAGTTTTATCCGCAAACTTACAGAATGTCTCCTATTTATGGAGTACTGGTGCAACGACAGAAACAATTACAGTTTCAGCAGCAGGAATATATACAGTAAATGTCACCAACAGCACAAACTGTTCCAGCACAAAAACGATAAGCATAGCCCAAATTGAGGTTCCAAAAATTCAAGAAATAAAATCCAAAGGCAATGATATTATTTTAAATATTGAAAATGAATCAGGTAGTTTTGAGTATTCTATTGATGGCTTTAACTATCAAGATAGTCCTATTTTTACTAATGTAGTAGGTGGCTTGTACACCATTTATTCCAGAGAAAAAAGCGGCTGTGGCCTAACTTCTATAACCTACTTTCATTTAGTAATTCCTAATTTTTTTACACCCAATGGTGATGGTGAAAATGATACATTTAGTATTACCGGAATTGATTTTTATGACGTCTACGAGATCACAATTTATGATCGGTATGGTAAACTCTTAAAAAGTATTCAAAATTCTTCTAATGGGTGGGATGGCACTTTTAATAACCAGAATTTACCAGCAGATGACTATTGGTATTTGATAAAAATAGACCAAAAAACGTATCAAGGTCATTTTACTTTAAAACGATAA
- a CDS encoding thioredoxin family protein produces MEHQTINRVEKSITTILKESLSKAFSYEDYRAMVTQLALEHKTTGPQQLEELADYTLLNDKRMKRLDKTIKLTDLIVSKLKKIDKKITFLVLTESWCGDAAQIMPIMNKMAVLNANIDFKVVLRDENLELMNLFLTNGTLSIPKLVIVDEALNVIADWGPRPKEAMQMVQDYKQEHGSLTPEFKQDLQMWYTKDKGQSTATDILACLFLE; encoded by the coding sequence ATGGAGCATCAAACAATAAATCGTGTGGAAAAATCAATAACAACAATACTGAAAGAAAGTTTATCTAAAGCATTTTCCTATGAGGATTATCGCGCTATGGTAACCCAATTAGCTTTAGAGCATAAAACAACGGGCCCCCAACAATTAGAGGAATTGGCAGACTATACCTTGTTGAATGATAAACGAATGAAGCGTTTAGATAAAACAATAAAGTTAACAGATCTTATCGTTAGCAAGCTTAAAAAAATTGACAAAAAAATTACTTTTTTAGTGCTTACAGAAAGCTGGTGTGGAGATGCAGCTCAGATAATGCCGATAATGAATAAAATGGCAGTACTCAATGCCAATATTGATTTTAAAGTAGTCCTGAGGGATGAAAATTTGGAATTAATGAACTTGTTTTTAACCAATGGCACTCTTTCTATCCCTAAACTTGTGATTGTTGACGAAGCCTTAAATGTTATAGCTGATTGGGGACCAAGACCTAAAGAAGCAATGCAAATGGTTCAAGACTATAAGCAAGAACATGGTAGTTTAACCCCTGAGTTTAAGCAAGACTTGCAAATGTGGTATACCAAGGATAAAGGACAAAGTACCGCTACGGATATCTTAGCGTGCCTTTTCTTGGAATAA
- the nhaA gene encoding Na+/H+ antiporter NhaA yields MIRKVILTPFQKFVKIEGLSGILLFGATIFAMLWANSGYSDVYEWLWDFKIGITSDSFSLSKPLILWINDGLMAIFFFLIGLEIKRELLIGELNSFKKAALPLFAAIGGVIFPLVLFMVLNDTPETFKGWGIPMATDIAFTLAILNLLGNRVPLSLKIFLTAFAIVDDLVAVLVIAVFYSETINWILILYASICFIPLVIAEKKGYYSKYLTTILGVIIWVLFLKSGIHPTIAGVLLAFTVPVRQKVVLVDFIDNLKTIAERIIKTEKSKEPILSYDQIQEMDNLEELTEKFRSPLQYLEHKLHGWSAYFIMPLFALANAGVAFSSNMEIDMSLILNIAIALFVGKCIGIALLSYLSIKLKWAQLPSGTNFTQIIGVAILAGVGFTMSIFIANLAFYGEVVYVNSSKVGVISGSILSGIIGYFILRWSGRKELSAE; encoded by the coding sequence ATGATTAGAAAAGTGATTCTTACTCCATTCCAAAAGTTCGTAAAAATTGAAGGTTTAAGTGGCATATTGCTCTTTGGAGCCACCATTTTTGCCATGTTGTGGGCCAACTCGGGCTACAGTGACGTTTATGAATGGCTATGGGATTTTAAAATAGGAATTACTTCTGATTCTTTTAGTTTATCGAAACCCTTAATCTTATGGATTAATGACGGTCTTATGGCCATATTCTTCTTCTTAATAGGGCTCGAAATTAAAAGAGAATTATTAATTGGTGAGTTAAATTCGTTCAAAAAAGCAGCGCTTCCCTTATTTGCAGCCATTGGAGGTGTCATCTTTCCGCTCGTACTTTTTATGGTTTTAAATGATACTCCAGAAACATTTAAAGGGTGGGGTATTCCTATGGCGACTGATATTGCTTTTACCTTAGCTATATTGAACTTACTCGGAAACCGTGTGCCGCTGAGCCTTAAAATATTTTTAACGGCATTCGCCATTGTTGATGATTTAGTTGCTGTGTTAGTCATTGCTGTATTTTATAGCGAAACGATCAATTGGATACTCATACTTTATGCTTCAATTTGTTTTATACCATTAGTAATTGCAGAGAAAAAAGGCTATTATTCAAAATATTTAACCACAATTCTAGGGGTGATTATTTGGGTTTTATTTCTAAAATCAGGAATCCACCCAACCATTGCAGGAGTTCTTCTGGCATTTACGGTGCCGGTAAGGCAAAAAGTTGTGCTGGTCGATTTTATTGATAATTTAAAAACTATTGCAGAAAGGATTATTAAAACAGAAAAATCAAAAGAGCCTATTTTGTCCTACGATCAAATTCAAGAGATGGATAATTTAGAAGAATTAACCGAAAAGTTTCGATCTCCACTTCAGTATTTAGAACATAAATTGCATGGCTGGAGCGCTTATTTTATTATGCCCTTATTCGCTTTAGCTAATGCCGGGGTAGCTTTTAGCAGCAACATGGAGATAGATATGTCATTAATTCTCAACATTGCTATTGCCCTGTTTGTGGGTAAATGTATTGGAATTGCCTTATTGTCATACCTCAGTATAAAGTTAAAATGGGCCCAACTGCCTAGTGGTACAAATTTTACGCAAATAATAGGTGTAGCTATTTTAGCAGGTGTAGGCTTTACCATGTCAATATTTATAGCCAACTTAGCTTTTTATGGTGAAGTAGTTTATGTAAATTCTTCAAAAGTAGGTGTTATTTCAGGTTCTATTTTATCGGGTATTATTGGTTATTTTATTTTGCGATGGAGTGGAAGAAAAGAGCTTAGCGCGGAATAA
- a CDS encoding leucine--tRNA ligase: protein MNYNFTEIEAKWQKYWSDNKIFQADNNSDKEKFYVLDMFPYPSGAGLHVGHPLGYIASDIYARYKRHKGFNVLHPMGYDSFGLPAEQYAIQTGLHPAVTTSINIDGCLDADGNIMPKYVNADGSIKNEALIDKNEATFIKDENYQENIIKGYRKQLDKIGFSFDWSREVRTSNPDYYKWTQWIFIQLFNSWYNKNIDKAEDVATLIAIFEKDGNQAVQAAADDTIEIFSANEWNAFDTKKQQEILLQYRLTYLAETEVNWCPALGTVLANDEIVNGVSERGGHTVIRKKMTQWSMRISAYAQRLLDDLAKIDWPQPLKDSQTNWIGRSKGAQVEFRILNSELGIEVFTTRPDTIFGVSFMTLAPEHELVTTITTPAQKAEVNAYVEATAKRSERDRMADVKTISGAFTGAYAEHPFTKEPIPIWIGDYVLAGYGTGAVMSVPCGDQRDYDFAKHFNIPIPNIFKDVDISQEAYADKEKTIISNSDFLDGLGYKEASDTAIKSLETLGQGQGKINYRLRDAVFSRQRYWGEPFPVYYVNGMPQMIDAKHLPIKLPEVEKYLPTETGEPPLGNADVWAWNTESHEVVSTDLIDHKIIFPLELNTMPGWAGSSFYFNRYMDPNTKNEIFSKEAIDYWQDVDLYIGGSEHATGHLLYARFWQKFLFDKGLVPKDEFAKKLINQGMITGTSAFVYRTKIDGKLTFVSKDRADDLGNYHVSADFDGDLKSENYDALQKIHADVHFVNASDELDIEAFINWRPEYKDAVFVKEQDGTFKVSREIEKMSKSKYNVVSPDAICKEYGADSLRLYEMFLGPLEQSKPWNTAGITGTHGFLKKLWRLYHTGPDNAFHVTSSSPSEGLGEALKTLHKTIKKVAEDIENFSFNTSVSTFMIAVNELSAQKCTNREILENLLILISPYAPHIAEELWRKLGYTESISRAPFPKFDGQYLVESSKEYPVSFNGKMRFKLELPMDFSKEQIEEAVMAHEKTQQQLDGRTPKKLIIIPGKIINIVG from the coding sequence ATGAACTACAATTTCACCGAAATTGAAGCCAAATGGCAAAAATATTGGTCAGACAATAAAATCTTTCAAGCTGACAACAATTCTGATAAAGAAAAATTTTATGTGTTAGATATGTTTCCTTATCCGTCTGGAGCAGGTTTACACGTTGGGCATCCATTAGGGTATATTGCTAGTGATATTTATGCGCGCTACAAAAGGCACAAAGGGTTTAATGTGCTGCACCCAATGGGTTATGACTCTTTTGGTTTACCTGCGGAACAATACGCGATACAAACAGGCTTGCACCCGGCAGTGACGACCTCTATTAATATTGATGGTTGTTTAGATGCCGATGGTAACATAATGCCAAAATACGTAAATGCAGACGGTAGCATAAAAAATGAAGCTTTAATCGATAAGAACGAAGCAACATTTATTAAGGATGAAAATTATCAAGAAAACATCATCAAAGGCTACAGAAAACAGCTCGACAAAATTGGATTTTCTTTTGATTGGAGTCGCGAAGTGCGTACCTCTAATCCTGACTATTATAAATGGACACAATGGATTTTTATTCAACTATTTAACTCGTGGTACAATAAAAATATTGATAAGGCAGAAGATGTAGCTACGTTGATTGCAATTTTTGAAAAAGATGGAAATCAAGCAGTACAAGCCGCTGCCGACGATACGATTGAAATTTTTTCGGCAAATGAGTGGAATGCTTTTGACACCAAAAAACAACAAGAAATACTGTTACAATACCGATTAACCTACTTAGCCGAAACTGAAGTAAATTGGTGCCCTGCTTTAGGTACTGTTTTAGCGAATGATGAAATCGTCAACGGGGTTTCTGAACGTGGTGGGCATACCGTGATTCGTAAAAAAATGACCCAATGGAGTATGCGTATTTCGGCCTATGCACAACGCTTGTTAGATGATTTAGCTAAAATAGACTGGCCACAGCCTTTAAAAGATTCTCAAACCAATTGGATTGGAAGGAGTAAAGGAGCGCAGGTAGAATTCAGAATTTTAAATTCAGAATTAGGCATTGAAGTTTTCACGACAAGACCTGATACCATTTTCGGAGTTTCATTTATGACACTTGCCCCAGAGCATGAATTGGTGACTACAATCACAACTCCAGCACAAAAGGCAGAAGTGAACGCCTATGTAGAAGCCACGGCAAAACGCAGCGAGCGCGATAGAATGGCTGATGTAAAAACCATTTCTGGTGCTTTTACAGGGGCTTATGCGGAACATCCGTTTACCAAAGAGCCTATTCCTATTTGGATAGGTGATTATGTCTTGGCAGGCTATGGAACGGGTGCAGTAATGTCTGTTCCTTGTGGCGATCAACGCGATTACGATTTTGCAAAACATTTTAATATTCCAATTCCTAATATTTTCAAAGATGTCGACATTTCTCAGGAAGCCTATGCAGATAAAGAAAAGACCATCATCAGCAACTCTGACTTTTTAGACGGATTGGGCTACAAAGAAGCCAGTGATACTGCGATTAAATCCTTAGAAACTTTAGGACAAGGACAAGGTAAAATAAACTACCGTTTGCGCGATGCTGTTTTTAGTCGCCAAAGGTATTGGGGAGAACCGTTCCCAGTGTATTATGTAAATGGAATGCCGCAAATGATTGATGCAAAACATTTACCTATAAAATTACCAGAAGTAGAGAAATATTTACCTACCGAAACAGGTGAGCCCCCATTAGGGAATGCCGATGTTTGGGCTTGGAATACAGAAAGCCATGAAGTGGTGAGTACCGATTTAATAGATCATAAAATCATTTTCCCCTTAGAATTAAATACCATGCCGGGTTGGGCTGGGAGTAGTTTCTACTTTAACCGCTACATGGACCCGAATACTAAAAACGAAATCTTTTCCAAAGAAGCGATTGATTACTGGCAAGATGTAGATTTATATATAGGTGGCAGTGAACACGCTACGGGGCATTTATTATATGCCCGTTTTTGGCAGAAATTCTTGTTTGATAAAGGCCTTGTTCCTAAAGATGAATTCGCCAAAAAACTGATTAATCAAGGGATGATTACCGGGACTAGTGCGTTTGTTTATAGAACTAAGATTGATGGAAAATTAACTTTTGTTTCCAAAGACAGAGCTGATGATTTGGGGAATTACCACGTTTCTGCTGATTTCGATGGCGATTTAAAATCTGAAAATTATGATGCTTTGCAGAAAATACATGCAGACGTCCACTTTGTAAACGCATCTGATGAATTAGATATTGAGGCATTCATAAATTGGCGACCAGAATATAAGGATGCTGTTTTTGTAAAAGAACAAGACGGTACTTTTAAGGTTAGTAGGGAAATTGAAAAAATGTCGAAATCTAAGTACAATGTGGTAAGTCCTGATGCTATTTGCAAAGAATACGGCGCTGACAGTTTGCGTTTGTATGAAATGTTTTTAGGGCCATTAGAGCAATCAAAACCATGGAATACTGCGGGTATTACGGGTACACATGGTTTCTTAAAGAAATTGTGGCGTTTGTATCATACAGGTCCAGATAATGCATTTCACGTAACAAGCTCCTCCCCTTCAGAGGGCTTGGGAGAGGCTCTTAAAACTTTACACAAAACCATCAAAAAAGTAGCAGAAGACATAGAGAATTTCTCTTTTAACACTTCGGTTTCTACCTTTATGATAGCCGTGAATGAACTTTCTGCTCAAAAATGTACCAACAGAGAAATATTAGAAAATTTACTTATTTTAATTTCGCCTTACGCACCCCATATAGCCGAAGAATTGTGGCGTAAATTGGGGTATACCGAATCTATTTCAAGGGCTCCTTTTCCAAAATTTGATGGTCAATATTTGGTAGAAAGCAGTAAGGAATATCCGGTCTCTTTTAATGGTAAAATGCGTTTTAAACTAGAGCTGCCTATGGATTTTTCTAAAGAACAAATAGAAGAAGCCGTGATGGCTCACGAAAAAACACAACAACAATTAGACGGGAGAACGCCTAAAAAACTTATTATTATTCCGGGTAAAATTATAAATATTGTAGGCTAA
- the truB gene encoding tRNA pseudouridine(55) synthase TruB: protein MKTKEDFLDGQTLLIDKPLGWSSFQAVNAIKWSIRRAFDLKKIKVGHAGTLDPLATGLLIICTGKSTKKINDYQAQEKEYTGTITVGSSTPSYDLETEIDATFPTHHITEELIQQTTQQFTGTIQQLPPVFSALKKDGKRLYEYAREGIAVEIKTREITITEFEITNISENDIFFRVVCSKGTYIRSLAHDFGKALGSGAHLSSLRRTKIGDFNVNKAITTESFNTLLQSLGE from the coding sequence TTGAAAACAAAAGAAGATTTTTTAGACGGACAAACACTTTTAATAGATAAACCCCTAGGTTGGTCTTCATTTCAGGCTGTAAATGCAATAAAATGGAGTATCCGTAGGGCTTTTGACCTTAAAAAGATAAAAGTGGGTCACGCAGGTACCCTCGACCCTTTAGCCACCGGATTGTTGATTATTTGTACTGGAAAATCTACCAAAAAAATTAACGACTACCAAGCCCAAGAAAAAGAGTATACAGGAACCATTACGGTTGGTAGCAGCACACCTTCCTACGATTTAGAGACTGAAATTGATGCTACCTTTCCAACCCATCACATTACAGAAGAGCTTATACAACAAACTACCCAACAATTTACGGGTACTATTCAGCAACTTCCTCCTGTTTTTTCGGCCTTAAAAAAAGACGGAAAACGATTGTATGAATACGCTAGAGAGGGGATAGCGGTAGAAATCAAAACGAGAGAAATTACAATCACTGAGTTTGAAATTACCAATATTTCCGAAAATGATATTTTCTTTAGAGTAGTATGCAGTAAAGGCACCTATATCCGCTCTTTAGCCCATGATTTTGGAAAGGCACTAGGGTCTGGAGCACATTTATCGTCACTAAGAAGAACCAAAATAGGTGATTTTAACGTAAATAAAGCGATAACTACAGAAAGTTTTAATACTTTGTTGCAGTCGCTTGGAGAATAA
- a CDS encoding DUF3098 domain-containing protein, whose product MANKNNNVNSESKQEFIFQKKNYIFMFIGLAFITIGFILMSGGGSNDPNVYNPEIYNFRRIRLAPTLVLIGLGIEVYAILLNPKKKN is encoded by the coding sequence ATGGCGAATAAAAACAACAATGTGAATTCAGAATCGAAGCAAGAGTTTATTTTTCAAAAGAAAAATTATATTTTCATGTTTATCGGTTTAGCCTTTATAACTATTGGTTTTATCTTAATGAGCGGTGGTGGCAGCAACGATCCAAATGTTTATAACCCTGAAATTTATAATTTTAGAAGAATAAGACTTGCCCCTACCTTGGTTTTAATTGGTTTAGGAATTGAAGTCTACGCCATTTTATTGAATCCTAAAAAGAAGAATTAA
- a CDS encoding YitT family protein: MENNKKEGYKRWLRAKTYLKKSRRLRLSVNAFIKDTFFIILGIFAAAFGLESFLLPNSFIDGGATGISLLIAEVTKVPLPILIIIVNTPFLIMGYRVIGRIFTIKASLAILGLALVLATVSFPEITQDKLLVAVFGGFFLGAGIGLSIRGGSVLDGTEVVAIFLSRKLGTTIGDIIILINILVFLAAAYFLTIETALYSMLTYLAASKTLDFVVEGIEEYTGVTIISDDSDEIRQMIIHKLGRGLTIYKASGGYGKKGANNDHDVIYTVITRLEIRRLNIEISKIDPKAFVIMHRINDTRGGMIKKRHAM, from the coding sequence ATGGAAAACAATAAAAAAGAAGGTTACAAACGTTGGTTAAGAGCAAAAACTTATCTTAAAAAATCTCGAAGGCTACGCTTAAGTGTTAATGCGTTCATTAAAGATACTTTTTTTATTATCTTAGGTATTTTTGCAGCAGCCTTTGGTCTAGAGAGTTTTTTACTACCCAATAGTTTTATTGATGGTGGTGCAACAGGTATTTCTTTGCTTATTGCAGAAGTAACCAAGGTACCTTTACCGATTCTTATTATAATCGTGAATACCCCTTTCTTAATCATGGGGTATCGTGTTATTGGCCGAATATTTACAATCAAAGCCAGTCTGGCTATTTTAGGTTTAGCCTTAGTATTGGCTACAGTTTCTTTTCCAGAAATTACACAAGACAAGCTATTGGTTGCTGTTTTTGGAGGTTTTTTTCTAGGGGCAGGAATAGGCTTAAGTATTCGTGGGGGCAGTGTCTTAGACGGCACAGAAGTGGTAGCTATATTTTTAAGTAGAAAACTTGGAACCACCATCGGCGATATCATCATTCTAATTAATATTTTAGTTTTTTTAGCAGCGGCTTATTTTTTAACTATAGAAACTGCTTTGTACTCCATGCTCACCTATTTAGCGGCATCAAAAACTCTAGATTTTGTCGTAGAAGGTATTGAAGAGTACACAGGTGTAACTATTATATCAGATGATAGTGATGAAATTCGTCAAATGATTATTCATAAATTAGGACGGGGATTAACTATTTATAAAGCAAGTGGTGGTTACGGAAAAAAAGGAGCTAATAACGATCATGATGTTATTTACACCGTAATTACGCGGCTTGAAATTAGGAGGTTAAATATTGAAATCTCCAAAATTGATCCAAAAGCTTTTGTGATCATGCATCGTATCAATGATACCCGAGGAGGCATGATTAAAAAGAGACACGCCATGTAA
- a CDS encoding ABC transporter permease: protein MSTSFERYQKRKLISSYFSVVLSIGLVLFLLGILGLLVLNTKKMADHFKEQITISVFLKDNAKQVEVDQLQKSLAMADYTKTATYVSKEEAAEQHSEDIGENFQEFLGYNPLKNSIDVQLKADFVTPEQLEEIAAEITEKDYVQEVSYDKPLIGLLNENVKRISFWILVASGIFTFIAVLLINSSIRLSIYSKRFIIKTMQMVGATKLFIRKPFLWINIKLGMLGAFLAIVALTGVLYYVHENFPEFGLMNDPVILIILLVSVFVLGVLISLVSTYFATQRFLNLRTDELYY from the coding sequence ATGAGTACATCATTTGAGCGTTATCAAAAAAGAAAATTAATATCGAGTTATTTCTCGGTAGTTTTAAGTATTGGTTTGGTCTTATTTTTGTTAGGAATTTTAGGATTGCTTGTCTTAAATACTAAAAAAATGGCAGATCACTTTAAGGAACAAATTACCATATCGGTTTTTTTAAAAGACAATGCAAAACAGGTTGAAGTAGACCAACTTCAAAAAAGTTTAGCCATGGCTGATTATACGAAAACTGCTACCTATGTTTCTAAAGAAGAAGCCGCAGAGCAACACAGTGAAGATATTGGAGAGAATTTTCAAGAATTTTTAGGCTACAACCCACTAAAAAATTCGATTGATGTGCAACTCAAAGCAGACTTTGTGACCCCTGAACAGTTAGAAGAAATTGCTGCAGAGATTACGGAGAAAGACTATGTGCAAGAAGTGAGTTACGACAAGCCTTTAATTGGTTTATTAAATGAAAATGTAAAAAGAATTAGTTTTTGGATTTTAGTTGCTAGTGGTATTTTCACATTTATTGCAGTTTTATTAATCAACAGCTCTATCAGGTTATCGATATATTCAAAGCGATTTATTATCAAAACGATGCAGATGGTAGGGGCTACAAAATTATTTATTCGAAAACCATTTCTTTGGATTAATATAAAATTAGGCATGTTAGGTGCTTTTTTAGCCATCGTTGCTTTAACAGGTGTACTTTATTATGTACACGAGAATTTTCCTGAATTTGGATTAATGAATGACCCTGTTATTCTTATTATTTTGTTGGTAAGTGTTTTTGTTTTAGGGGTTTTAATTTCATTAGTAAGCACGTATTTTGCTACCCAACGTTTTTTAAATCTAAGAACAGACGAATTGTATTATTAA
- a CDS encoding undecaprenyl-diphosphate phosphatase, translating into MEIIDAIILGIIQGLTEFLPVSSSGHLELGKAILGDNSVPEESLLFTVILHFATALSTLVVFRKDVWEILSGLFQLKWNEETQFSLKIIISMIPAVFVGLFFEEQLESFFGGNVRFVGSMLLITAVLLYFADKAKDTDKKVNFKNAFLVGISQAIAMLPGISRSGATISTSVLLGVDKTKAARFSFLMVVPLILGKIAKDVMGGDLVFTGENNVAMGAGFIAAFIAGLAACTWMIKLVKKSKLSYFAIYCFMVGLVAIAYGYLA; encoded by the coding sequence TTGGAAATTATAGATGCAATAATCCTTGGAATCATTCAAGGGTTAACAGAGTTTCTACCTGTTTCATCAAGCGGTCATTTAGAATTAGGAAAAGCTATTTTAGGTGACAATTCTGTTCCTGAGGAGAGTCTCTTGTTTACCGTAATTCTTCATTTTGCCACCGCGTTAAGCACCCTAGTTGTTTTTAGAAAAGATGTTTGGGAAATACTTAGTGGACTTTTTCAATTGAAATGGAACGAAGAAACTCAGTTTTCATTGAAAATAATCATTTCCATGATACCAGCAGTCTTTGTTGGTTTGTTTTTTGAAGAACAATTAGAAAGCTTCTTTGGAGGTAATGTGCGTTTTGTAGGTTCTATGTTACTTATAACAGCAGTCTTACTTTATTTTGCTGATAAAGCGAAAGACACTGATAAAAAAGTTAATTTTAAAAATGCCTTTTTAGTGGGTATTTCTCAAGCCATTGCTATGTTGCCCGGGATCTCTAGAAGTGGGGCCACTATTTCTACCTCTGTTTTACTTGGGGTAGACAAAACAAAAGCTGCGCGATTTTCTTTTTTAATGGTAGTGCCCTTAATTTTGGGTAAAATTGCTAAAGATGTCATGGGTGGTGATTTAGTTTTTACAGGAGAAAATAATGTAGCCATGGGCGCTGGTTTTATCGCTGCTTTTATAGCCGGCTTAGCGGCTTGTACATGGATGATTAAATTGGTCAAAAAAAGCAAGCTATCTTATTTTGCTATTTACTGTTTTATGGTAGGCCTTGTTGCTATTGCCTACGGATATTTAGCTTAA